The genome window CCAGACTACGGAAGGATATCTACAGGAAACCAACGATATCATTCAACGAGTTCGGGTTCTGGCAATCCAGTCTTCCAACGGAATCTACAGCGCCGAAGATCGCCAGATGATTCAAGTTGAGGTTTCTCAGTTGGTTGACGAGATCGATCGCATCGCTTCTCAGGCTGAATTCAACAAGATGGCTCTCCTTCAGGGGGACTTTGCAAGAGGTTCTAGAACTTCTTCCATGTGGTTCCACATCGGACCGAACCAGCACCAGAGAGAAAGAGTGTACATCGCGACTATGACCGCGAAGTCTCTCAATTTGATCAAGGCTGACGGTTCTCTCCTGACTCTATCTACTGCTGAATTTGCCAATGACTCTATCGGGGTTCTGGACGACGCTCTGATGAAAATCAACAAACAAAGAGCGAACCTCGGAGCATACTTCAACAGACTGGAACACGCTTCCAAAGGTCTGATGGTTGCTTACGAGAATATCCAGGCTTCAGAGTCGAGAATCAGGGACACAGATATGGCGGAGGAAACAGTTGCATTCACGAAGAACCAAATCCTGGTTCAATCGGGAACTGCAATGCTTGCTCAGGCTAACGTAAGACCTCAGTCGGTTCTCCAGCTTCTTAGATAAGATTTTAACCTGAACGGTTAAGGTCTTGCGGTCGCCGAAAGTTTCGGCGGTCGTAAGGGCAGGTGAATAACTGACCGGAAGAGGAGCGCATCCTTTGGGTGCGTTTCCTTCCGGAATT of Leptospira sanjuanensis contains these proteins:
- a CDS encoding flagellin N-terminal helical domain-containing protein, with the protein product MIINHNLAAINSHRVLKFQNNEVAKNMESLSSGMRINRAGDDASGLAVSEKMRTQVKGLRQAERNTEDGMSLIQTTEGYLQETNDIIQRVRVLAIQSSNGIYSAEDRQMIQVEVSQLVDEIDRIASQAEFNKMALLQGDFARGSRTSSMWFHIGPNQHQRERVYIATMTAKSLNLIKADGSLLTLSTAEFANDSIGVLDDALMKINKQRANLGAYFNRLEHASKGLMVAYENIQASESRIRDTDMAEETVAFTKNQILVQSGTAMLAQANVRPQSVLQLLR